A window of Meleagris gallopavo isolate NT-WF06-2002-E0010 breed Aviagen turkey brand Nicholas breeding stock chromosome 11, Turkey_5.1, whole genome shotgun sequence genomic DNA:
GCTCTCAAAAAAAATGCACGTGACGAGATTTTACAtggcaaaaagcagagatgAGGACTTGCCTTCAGCTAGCCAGgcctcctgcagctggctgaGATCCTGGAAGAGCTCTGGAACACAGAGAGAGGTTTATGCACCCACAGAACACTGACCAAACGTGCTGCTATTTGCAGGCTGACCCCAAGGGGAGCGGACCCACAGgggcctgcagtgctgcctacCTTCCGAGTCGTGGGCGAGGTCGGTCTCcaaaaacttccttttcctctcGGAGCCCAACCGGCCTCGGCCCTCCTCGGCACAGGATTTCTGCAACAGCCACGGTGTGAGGGTGGCAGTCCCCAAAAAGATGTGGGAGCCCAAGGAGGTGCCTCAAAGGGGGGTGAGGCGCGCCCCAAAGCAGACTAACAGAAAGTGCCTGCCTCAAAGGGGGTGTCCACAATGGGTACAAAAGGGAGGGGCACCTCACAGGGACCCAAGGGGAGGCATTCCAAGGGAAGGTGTCCCCAAGGGATCACAAGCAGGTGTTTCAAGGGACCCGGAGGGGCTTTGGGCAGACTTACCCCAGGGCCCATGAAGGGGACCTGCTGGTCGTAGAAGCCATCCATTGTGCAGGGAGGCGGGCAGTGCCCCCGGCACGCTCAGCATCGACAGCGGCNNNNNNNNNNNNNNNNNNNNNNNNNNNNNNNNNNNNNNNNNNNNNNNNNNNNNNNNNNNNNNNNNNNNNNNNNNNNNNNNNNNNNNNNNNNNNNNNNNNNGGCCGGCGGCGGTGGCAGGGTCGAACCCGGCTGCGCGGGGGACACCGGCGTGGCGGGCGGTGTTAATGGCTTGAACCCGGCGGGGGGCTTCCTGTCGTAGGCACTGCAATGGGGAGAGGGGACGGGGGCTGAGGGCAAGGCAACGCTAACGTGGTCAGACAGCTGCGGGCCCCAGGGAAAGCACAGTGCAGAGGAGACTGACGCATGAGACAAGAGCCTGTGACACGGCCACCGCTACCCACTGGCATCAGGAAACAGCTCTCGTGGTGTGACCACCTGCAAGGGGCTCAGACTAGCCAGACAGGGGACCCCAAACTCCTTCTGGCACCGGTGCTTTGGCTGCTGACATGGAATGCTCCCCATCACCCAGCTTCCAAAGAGAGGATGTCAGAAAGGGGCTCGCAGGGACGTACCAGCAGTTGTAGAGGCACTTGTCTCCGTAGCTGGCACAGAGAGCCTGCTCATGGCTGCAGGCCGACAGCTCCGAGGAAGGGCTGTGCAGCTCCCGCTTGATCTTGGCCGGAGGTGGGGCGTGCAGGACCACTGCAACAAGAAGGAGGAAGACATGGGCACCGCTGACTTCCAGCCGTGACTCTGAGCTGCGTGGGAGCAGGCCATAGGCACAGACAGATCTGGGGAGCAGCTGTGTGGGTGCTCCCTTTTGGAAACCAGGAGCTGATCCCCTCCACGGGAGCACCAGAGAAGCGTAACAGCACAAAAAACCCTCAGCAAGGACTATAGGGATACCTGCAGAGGGGAACTGCTTCTCTCATGATGTGTGGGGGCAGAGCATGGGCTGTGACAGGGATGTGGGTGATCACCAATGAGCAGTGCACCTGGACCAGCCCCTGCAAAGCAGCTATGAGCCCTGCAGTGCCGCCCTTTGCCACACATGGACCTTTCCCTGAGCGTATCCAGACTCAGATCTATGGAAGCCTCTACATGCTTGCCTGCACGCAGCCCCAAATTAGCTGGCCAGAAGTGCTGAGCAGCAACCAGCACCACGTGTCCTGTGCTCAGTGCCGGGACCACTGGGGGACGGGAGCCATGACTGCACGAGTTCAAGGGACAAACAGCCCTTTAAACCCAAAGCCTTCCCAGCTCCAAGCCCGTTCActatatatacatttaaaacCGAATAATATACGCTTAACCTCTTTAATTTCTAAAAGCGGGTGCTCTAGGAAAGGGAAAGCACGTCACAGATCTTTACCTAAATCATGCCTGAGCGGGAGAGCCAACACTAATCGGAAGTGGAGTATTAGCTTCATGCAAAGTCTAAACACAGCCCAGCTACACCAGAGGGGAGCAAATAGCTCCAGGACAACTGTTCACAGCTTGCCAGGTAATTAGCTGCTCCCCTAATTTGTCAAACCCTTTAAAGAGCTGCTGActcccctctctcccccccgccgcagcccagcacagctggtACCAAGGGCAGGAAAAACCCAAAGGAGCATTTGAAACACGAAGCCCGGGCTGAGCAAGCACAGCCCCTGCGCTGCCTGGAGCCTCCCCGGAGCCAGATTTGCTCCCCCTGTGCTCTCCCTTCGTGCATTTTGGGCCGGTGTGGAGGCTGCGACGCCGCAAGAAAGCAAAGGGGAAGGCACTTTGGAAGGGCTCCAGCTGCCGATCACGGGCATGTTTCTCCCTAACAGTCTCCGTGTTGTTCGAGCGGGTTGTTTTTCCGCCAGCCGCACAATGGGGTCTGGTTATTCATTGAAAAAAGTCTCCGAACGGGCACCACCCTCCATTCACAAACAATTTGGAGCGCTCCATTCATGCGGTTGGAAGNNNNNNNNNNNNNNNNNNNNNNNNNNNNNNNNNNNNNNNNNNNNNNNNNNNNNNNNNNNNNNNNNNNNNNNNNNNNNNNNNNNNNNNNNNNNNNNNNNNNaaaaaaaagaaaaaaagagggagataGCATCACAGCAGCCCCCCTCTTCTGAAATGAAACCCATCGCAtacagcctgagctggggagAAGTGATGGGGACGTGGAAAGGAGTGGGGCAGGCTGACAAATTGTTATATTGGAGAGTAATGCTTGCTGGGAACAAGGAGGGACGGGGAGGTTGTGTCTGGGAAGAAGGCAGAAGGCTCCTCCAGCTTGGGGTGGGACGCCGCACACATCAGCCCCGGGGCACCGAGCCCCCCGACACCCCCTCGTCTGTGCAAATCAAAGCCCTTTCCAACACACAAGGCAGCTACGCGTATTGTGATCGATGCAAAGCAGATTGTCGTGACAATTCGCTACAGTCACACCGTCTAGACCAGTCCCACAGGCGCTGCTGAAGCCATCAGCCATCGCATGCTCACGAGAAGCGTGGCCAGGGTCAGAGACTTGGTGCTTAGCTCCCAGCTCCCCAACACAGCTGTGGGACGCTCGGTGCCAGCCTCGGGCAGTCCTATGCACTAGCCCTTGGACAGTAAGGTTGCGAGCTCAGCGCTGACACACACTGGGCATTTTAGATTCCTCCAATTGCGCTTAAAGGTAAAGGCCAGTTTGTGTGCGCGCACgcgtttttttctttttttctttttgtttgtttttttgttgtgtttcatttttaaaagaaatggcaaaaaataCTCTTTACAAAACCTTTGCCCTTATTGGCCCGCAGCAGACGTGCGTGCTAGCGCTGGTCGCTCCGCCAGCCGGCCATCAGTAGGCAAAGCCCTCCGCGTAGGGCAGGCTGCCGCAGTGCTCCACCTCCAGCAGGTAGGCAGGGCTGTCCTCAAAGTGCGTCAGCGGCAGGGTGTCCTCCTCGCTCACGTGGCAGTCGGGCTCCGCTTTCAGGAAGGGACGCTGATTGTCGGGGTATGCCATGGAGAAGAGGGCATCGGGGTCGCACACGAACTTGTAGACGTACCGCTCGCCGGCCACCTGCAAGCAGAGAGAGCGTGAGCTTGGGGAATGAGGAGCTCGGCTGGAGCGACAGCGGGGTCACCCCATCGTGCCGGGGTGACATTGAGGGTGCCCAAAATGGGTGCAGGGCTGCGTGCCTTCTGCATGATGCCCTTCTCATAGTAGTAGCGCAGGGAGCGGCTCAGCTTGTCGTAGTTCATGGCCGGCCGGTTCTTCTGGATGCCCCAGCGCCGTGCTACCTGCAAGGGATGAAAAGCTGTGTTCAGGCACGGGTGCCTCAAACAAGCCAAACCACACGAGCGCTCTGCCAGCCCCAGGGCACTGCTCACACCACCACAGTGttcccccatcccctccgtCCCCTCCACATCCCATTGGATTGCCGCAGTGCAGCCCACACGGAGCTGGAGGCCTAATCAAAAGGCATCTGATGAGAGGAGCCTGCCAAAATTTGCTTCCAAACCACAATTTCCATGCATGGTGTTGGGGATATTATGGGTAACAGCCACAGCTGCTCTCACTTGCTTGGCTACCTCCTCCACACCGCCTGCACGGGAGGGAATGGCCTCGTACCCGACCCGTACCTCCTCGGGCTCAATCAGCTTGAACTCCATGCCACGGCCGGTCCAGGCGATGAAGTGCGCGTTGGCAGGGTCATCCAGGAGCGTGACGAGGAACTGCCAGAGCTGCAGCGACCCGCGCCGCTGGTAGGGAGGGCCTTCACGGTACAGGGTGGGCTCCTGCTTCACCTTACCTGTGGTGAGATGGCGTTCAGCCATGCAGGACCCCAGGGCAGTAGCAGACCTCGGGCCCAGCTCGTGCCAGCGCTGAGCCCAAGCGTGCCCCCCACCAGACCCTTGCTTACCCTCCAGTCTCTCTGGTACCACGCACGTGTCATCAAAATACAATCGTGTGTCTTTTTCGTATGAAAATCCTAAGGGAAGAACAgtctgctgtgagcagccccCTCCCCAGGTACCCATGCTCCTGCCATGGGCCTTGCTGAGACGTGGCTCTGTCCTCCCCTCACCCGGGAGCTGGGACGGCCAAAGCCCTCTTAGCAGCTATTTCAGGTGGTTATCCCAGATTATACAGGGCGGCACATCATTCCCATGTCTGCAGGGagaggctgggagcagggagagcCCCAGGCGTGGAGCAAAGCTGCCAGGggaaagagggagggagggatgggatgggaagggCCATGCTAGCAGGCTCCATCCCACATTTCTCACCATCATGGCTGCTGGGGAAGAGGCCCCCTCTCACGTATGAGGACTGGCAGTTAGGCACTTCTGCAAGGGAAACAGAGGCAGCCATAAGCCTGGTGCATCCTCATCCCCAAGCGCAACCCCATGTACCGCCCCAGGCTGCCCTGTTCCACCCGACATGCCGCACAGCCCCACTCCCATCTCTAAGGGAAAGTACAATTTACTGCACTGGGACTCACTCGTACAACTGCGTGTAGTGCGGCTGACACCGGATTTTCACCAAGTTATTTAGGCCACACATGATGGCAAAAAGCAATTGCCCATCACCAGCACCAGGCTTCTGGCcacctcccttccctcccagccATCTGCTCGGCTGCACAGAACGGCCACCCCCCAGCCCAAGGCTGTGGTATTTTTAGGCCCTAAGGCGCTTAGAGGATTTTCCGTGATGCTCGTGGAGTCTGGCGCCAGCCACCAGAAGCTGCAGTGGGATGAACCCAGGCCCCGGTGTGCCCATCCCGCTCCCACCTACCTGAGTCGATGCAGTAGTCCCGGGGCTCCTGCTTGATGCCCATGGGGGACTGGAAGCCGTGCCCAGGGGGGCCGGGCAGGCTGGGGCCGGCGTGCTCATAGAGCGGGTCGTGGTACTCCTGTTTGAATCCCTGAGCGGGGTGGGGGGCAGCGGGGCCAACAGGTTCTGACAGCTGCCGGTGGTAGACGGGGCGGCTGTCCCCGGGAACGCCGGGCTGCGGTGGGAAGGGGTGGCAGGGCTCAGACATCTGCCTCTGGAACCTGGAGAAAAAGGGACATGGTGTCACCAGGGGCACCCATGAGCTCAGCCAGTGCTACATGTCCCCATGTGGGATAGGACAGCGCATGGCCATCACCTGGGTTTGTGCCTGGCAGGGTGCTCGATCCCCCAGGCCAAGGGATGGAGATCCACCTTGCATAAGGCAAGAATCCTATGGGATGTTGGGGTAAgcgtggggaaaaaaaacaacaaaaccaatgCTGTAAGATAAAAATGGAGCCAGCTCAAAGCAGGTGAGGCAGTGCTGCTTGGGGCCCAGGGCCACTGCAACGGGGCAGGTGCTGACGCAAAGCCAAATCCCCTCTGCTGCGCCGCACAGCCAGTTGGCCACTAATCTGCCCGGGATTAAACCTTGAACTGGGTACGGACAGCACTATTTTGGGAGCGAGGGGCCGGTGCCCTCCCATGAGGCTTGGTGCTGCACGGGGTATGGGAGTGGGCTGAGGGGTGCTGCTGACCCCTGCACGGTGCAGCACCGTGAAAGGCGATCTCCGGGCGCCCGCTCCTTTCGGGGCCGCTGAGCGCTGCTCAGCTTTGTAACCAGATCCCTCCCAGCTGACGGGCTGGGATTACTCCATTTCCGACCCGCGTCCCCCTGCCCTTCCTGAGTGAAACCCAAGCCCCGTGCTGGTATGGCACTTCCAGATGGGTCGCAGCCAGTCCCCCGCATAGCTCCAAGGTCGCCCAGAACCGAGCTCCGTACCGGAGTTGGCTGCTGTGCCAGGAAGGGATGCAGCCTGACCTTCCCTGTGCGCTGCATCCAGCCCCAGGCCCTCCTCCCATAGGGAGCACCATCCCCACGAGCCCAGAAGAGGTGCTGGGGTTCACACTCGCTGCAGCCCCAGCGAAAAGCGACAGGTGTCCCACCTATGTCCCCACCTCTGGAGGCCGCTGAGCCTTACCTGTGCTCTGTGGGGTACTGGTTTTCGGACATCATCTTTGGCATGTGCACGGGCGGGTGGGGCGGCCGCGGCACGGCGAAGGTTTGCTgtctctgctcctgcagcaggtgTGGTGCCGGTGCCGTGCTGCGCAGTGGGGCGGCTGGGCCGNNNNNNNNNNNNNNNNNNNNNNNNNNNNNNNNNNNNNNNNNNNNNNNNNNNNNNNNNNNNNNNNNNNNNNNNNNNNNNNNNNNNNNNNNNNNNNNNNNNNCGCGCTGCATGCTGGGAGCTGTAGTTCCCGCCCCGCCTCGCGCCGTCCGGGTGCCGCCCTTACGGACTGCGTGTCCCGGCGCGCCGCGCGCGGGCAGACGAGCTGAGGGGAAGCGGAGGCGCGGACTACGGCTCCCGTGGCACCGCGCGGCGCCGGGTGTGTGCTGTGGTGTTGGGGTTACGGCGGCAAGGAGCGGCATTTAACGCCTTGTGGTGGCTTCATTTAGGGCGAGCCCTCGTGAAGTGCCTTAAGAAGCGCCCCTGCCCGGCAAATCGCTGCCTCTGGGAGCGATCGGGGCTGGCGAGCGCGTTTCGGAAGCAACCCCGCTTTGTTTTGTGTCGCTGCCGCCAGGTGGCGACCACGGATTGCAGCCCTGTGCCTCTCGAGCGGGATGAAGCACGGCTCGGTCCAAAGAGGAGCTCTCGCATTGGCACACCGACGGGCTGAAGTGCTTTTCTgcgctgtgctgctggaggtgagCAGTGCAGAACAGCGCTGTGCCTGTGGAAGGCAGTTAAGCAGCGAAagtagagaaggaaaggaaacacaagTTGAATTTATCACCCTCCCAGGAGCAGCTTCCAAACTGCGGGGAAGAATGCACTTGTATGGAGGAAGCAAGAACTGGGCTTTGCCAGCAGCTTTCCTCCTCGCTGTGGTTTATGGCTGCTGTCTAGACTGGGCCACTGAGCTTCTGTTCAGTAGATGCTAGGCTGTGCCAAAACAGCCTCTGCCTCAACTTGCAAGCTATGCTGACAGCATTCAATGGGATGTTCTTCTCCGTCGGCCTTCTTTATGGTGAAGGTTTTGAACTGAAGCAGCGAGTGCCTTACGTGGGTTTAGCAAAGCAAAGTAGTGGAAGAGAGTGCTCCAAACCTCAAGTGCTCATTCAGTGCGAGGCATAGGGCTGATGAGCTCTACCCCACCTGCCAGGCACTGCTAGGCGTGAGGTGACTGCTGTGTGATGGCAGCTGAGAACTTCTCCAGGCCTTAACCCTGGCTCCTTATAGGAGATGTGAGGACAACTTTAAAGAGGAACCTGTGCCTACCAAGACAGAACGCACTGAGCGAGTGCTGTAGAAGCCCACTTGCTCTTATGGTTCCCCTTCTAGAGCCTCCAGCTGTATGGAAGCTGCAGCGGGCTGCTTGAGCTGCAGCACTCTTGTTCCTGCCTGCAGACTCTATCACTACAAGTCTTGCAATATTGAGGCTCTTTTCCTGCTGATATCGTGGCTCTTAAGACTGTTTTGAGTGTTCAGCAAAGAAAAGGGCCTTTATCTCCCTGTTCTGCTGGTAAAGTGGAATAAGCAGGAGTGGCTCTTGCAGCTGTAAAGTGGAGCTGACTCCTGGGTTGGCTGAGCATCTTTTCCCTCCCAATGACTAATCCTCAAATTAAGCCAGGCTGCTTCCAAGCTGAGAGCACTGAGTACTTGTTCTTCCAAACCATGTTCCTGTGCAGCGGCAGAAAACAGCTGATGAAGCTGAATCCTAAACCCTCACAGACGTCGGCGCTTCGGCGCTCTGCTTAGGCAGGAATGGATACTGCTGATGTATCTGCAGGGAtactttgctttcccagctggtCCCTTCTGACTGCCCTGGGAGTCGTGTGCTGATAGCAGGAGACCCCAGGGTATCCCTGCTTAACAGAGGGAATGACAGGAGCCAGTGATGGGGGAtgagctgcacagcagccagcaCCTGGGGACAGAGCTGGCACTCACTGAGCACTCGAAGAGACAGCCTTGTCTGGAACCATGGCACAGCTATGGAAATTAGTGTGTCTAGTCtttgaaacagaacaaagtGCTCTGCTGGAACCAACGGCGTCACGTCGTGCTTTCATTCCCTGCCTGCTTTCAAACTGGATATGGAGGAATCCATTTGGAGTTGTTCACTGcagaaaatgaggagaaaaagatgGCGACAGCCAGaatcaggaaagaaatgtgTGATAATTGCCTGTCACCGCCTGTGCAGATGGGCCAACCAGGGGCAGAGCATTCAGCTCTAATTCTGATGGAACCACACTGTACTCATGTTTGTGTTCATAACGATCTTTGCAGTCCAGATGATAGCCCCACTCACTCTCCTGAGATGCTTCTGATCCCTTCTGAGTTCAGGGTTTCCTCTGTTAAACCTCCATGCTTTTCATGCCATTAGACTAAAATATAACACCACATGAAAGTGATTACTTGGAGATATCTATTCTGAGAGATGAGCTCTCATGGTGCATGTTCCCTTTGTGCAAGGGAAACCCAGCAGTTCATGCTTTGTTAAGGGAAGACTCCTCTTTTCTTGCATTTGTCCAGCAACGTTTTTAAACAGAATGATGCACAAAATGAATTGTTTGAGGGCACTGTTTCTCAGATGAGGATTTTGAGAAGACTTTTGTGTCTTGTGTAATAAGAAGCTGCAAAGCTACTTACTCCTTTATGCATCTTTCTGATGTGAGGCTTGATGCCAGCATCAAAATTCTGTCCTTTGCTGGACCAAAAGAACCATTGGCAGCTCTATGATGTTAATTTCTGCAAGGCTAAGTGATAATTCAAGCAGATTAGTGAATTGGTCTCACACACTGCAGTGGCCTGATCTTGTGGCTCCTTCtagaaatgaaattcttcaATCCCGAACGTATATTTTTCCTATCAAAACACCAGACATATGTTAGTGCCAGCAAGAAATGTGACAGAGTGTTGATTCTGTCCTGGTCTGTGATTACCAGGACCAGAGAAACCAGACCTTGGGTGTAGAGTTGCTTTGGGAATGTGCAAGAGAAACTTGCACAGATGCTGTGCAGGTCTGCGCgaagctgatttttctttcaaaactcaAGGTAAGCATTTCCCACTTCTTTTAAATCAAGAAGCTCTGCCTGTTAAATGACTCACGCTGAACATCTACCCTGTGTTGTCACTTCTGGTAGAGGGGCACCTCTGTACCTTAAACCACAGATGTTCAACAGGAAGCATgcagggctg
This region includes:
- the LOC104912593 gene encoding ETS translocation variant 5-like, whose protein sequence is MDGFYDQQVPFMGPGKSCAEEGRGRLGSERKRKFLETDLAHDSEELFQDLSQLQEAWLAEAQVPDDEQFVPDFQSDNRK
- the LOC100551087 gene encoding ETS translocation variant 5 isoform X2, whose translation is MPKMMSENQYPTEHRFQRQMSEPCHPFPPQPGVPGDSRPVYHRQLSEPVGPAAPHPAQGFKQEYHDPLYEHAGPSLPGPPGHGFQSPMGIKQEPRDYCIDSGFSYEKDTRLYFDDTCVVPERLEGKVKQEPTLYREGPPYQRRGSLQLWQFLVTLLDDPANAHFIAWTGRGMEFKLIEPEEVARRWGIQKNRPAMNYDKLSRSLRYYYEKGIMQKVAGERYVYKFVCDPDALFSMAYPDNQRPFLKAEPDCHVSEEDTLPLTHFEDSPAYLLEVEHCGSLPYAEGFAY
- the LOC100551087 gene encoding ETS translocation variant 5 isoform X1, which encodes MPKMMSENQYPTEHRFQRQMSEPCHPFPPQPGVPGDSRPVYHRQLSEPVGPAAPHPAQGFKQEYHDPLYEHAGPSLPGPPGHGFQSPMGIKQEPRDYCIDSEVPNCQSSYVRGGLFPSSHDGFSYEKDTRLYFDDTCVVPERLEGKVKQEPTLYREGPPYQRRGSLQLWQFLVTLLDDPANAHFIAWTGRGMEFKLIEPEEVARRWGIQKNRPAMNYDKLSRSLRYYYEKGIMQKVAGERYVYKFVCDPDALFSMAYPDNQRPFLKAEPDCHVSEEDTLPLTHFEDSPAYLLEVEHCGSLPYAEGFAY